ACAACTGTAAAAAAATATACACGAAAGGGAAAGAATTGGGTCTCATAAATGATAAACCTTTTGTAATCGGAGGTAACTGCAAATTGCAGCATTTTCCGAGCAAACACTGAATTCAGAGGCTGCCGTCGCCGAATTCAGCTTCGGAATCACGATTAAAGCGGCCATTTTAATCTGTTAGGTATGATCTCTCTTGCAATTTCTTTTACTTTGTAGTTTTTCCTCGATTTACTCgtaattttttgaaatttgttaaCAATTATTGGTTTGTTATATTGGCCTTTTAAGGATTGGATGAATAAGTTTGTTAATTACTTgcttaatttgttaacttgttgagttgggtttggaatttgaattttggcTGGAGCTTTTGTTGCAATCAGTTATCTAAAATTGTTAGTTGGTTGAGATTGTTGGATGAATTTAAAGCTAATTTTACGAATTCGTGAATTGATTAGCTGAAATGTTAGTTTGTTGTTGATTTGAATTGTTGATGCTGCCCAATTTCATGGTAATTTGGTAATTTTATTGTACTCCTGTGGAATGATTCTTGTAAAAGCTGTGGATTTGTTATTGAGATCGTGTAGTTGTTGTGGCATTGGACTGTTGGAGTTATGAACTATTGACTAATTGAGCTTCTGGTCAAAAGCTTGGCCAGTCGTGCGGTGCCCTATGATTCGTATGTTGGTTTTAAAAGgactgtgtgtgtgtgtgactGTTTGTTTTGTAAAGAGTGTATTCTTgtttatgtgtgtgtgtgtttatttgcttTGTAAATGTTAATTAACAAAGAAAATGAGAATACCATCAACTCAATTAGGAAATGCTGAAATGATGGCATGAAGCACCTAATCGATAAAACCAAAGGCAATGGATAAAGCAATACAATCTTAATAATTAATGTTTAAGAAGATGAAATAACAAAActtttttccttcttttcaCACTTTTGGGTCACATAAAAGAATGTTATGTGTTATCGTTACAGTTTTCTATTGTACTCCCATTTACTGTATTTTCCCTCGATTCTTATCTCGAATGCACAACTTGTCTCCTCAGAGGATGCAGCAAAATTTAATGGTGAATAATTATTCCAAGAGACCTGATTCGTTTCCAACCGAAGAAGAGCGTCAATATACTTCAAAAAAAGCAGAAGGTCAGTGGCAATGGGAAAGAGACGCCCAGCAAATGTCACCTCAACTCTACAGTGATGGTAAGTTCTGTTTACAAGTAGTTTGATGCTTGTTTCTGTTTTCATGTCTGAGACTTCAATCTTTCTGGTTTCCTGTTCTGACTTCTGAGTTGTGTTAGGGGCGTATGACTTGTGAATTTTCTTTACATCAGTATATGTATCAAGCTAAAGCTTTCCTTTGCTTGCATAAGACTTGTTACTAACAATTATTTGGATCTTTAAAAAGTTAATGATGGACCGCTTTCCATCTCTAATAAACCTAGATTACCAGAATTAGTATACATGATTTTGAAGTTAGATAACGGATTACATGTTTTTTAATTGATGATGAGATGTTTATCTCTCCCTTTTAATAGTTTTGGAAGTCTAAAGCATGTATGCAAATCTCGAAGAGCGGGCTTGTAAATCTCAAGGGACTAAAATGGGGTGTCATGTAGCCCAATTGtgtattgcaaaaaaaaaaattgctcatGAATCATGATCAGCTTGTTTAGCATTTATGTTACCTGAGATTTGTTCACAAGATTATTTTGTTGAAATAAGCATTGTCTTAATTGTGTTATGGTACTGTCTTGCTTATAGTTTGCTGAAATAGAAAATAGAAATGGTTCCTTTTGAATGAATGAACTTTCATCCTGATTTGAACAACgggtgaaaagaaagaaaatgttTGGAGGACTATGGTGGATGACCCGTTCTTTGATTTAAAGATAGATCCAGCGGAAAATACATCATCAAACTAACCCTTTGTCAGATTTGTATCCATTTGTATATCAAGCACAAAGATTATGGTATTTGTTAAATAGTGGATTTGTTCTAGTTCTAAGTTCTAACCAAGCTTGAGCACGAGTTGCCCATTGGGTGAACTGTGAGTCTTTGAATATTGTTCAGTGTGAAGGGGCTTAGAATGTAGACCATCTTGCAAAATTTTGAAAACTACGACTCACATGTGAGACCACTGACCAGTATGGATTATACATCTCACAAAATTGCCCTCTGTTCGGCCAATTTTGAACATCTCACACATGTGAGACGGGTATGGATTTTATATAGGAAATCTTTTTGGGTGTAGAAGATATGAATATTTGTCCGTTCTTAAAATGAGTGGAATCATGGATGACATTAGGTTTTATGAATGATTACTCAGACGATCTGTAATTTGTACTCAACATAGATTAACTTTCTCGGAAATACGTTATAAGACATGTATTCTAGATTATCTTTACACCTGTGTAAAGTTTCAATAGAAAGTGAAGAAAAGCGTCCCTGACTCTTTAAGTAGCTTCCTAGGGTTTTCTGGGTCCATTTGGTCCGTCTTGTTTGTTTTTGACAGAGGACCTAAGTTGAAATTCTAGTTGAAAGACCTTTCCAAAGGCTAGTGCGACAAAGATCTCAAAAATCTTGCCCGTAACTTAAGCTCCAAAGGCTCGAAGCTTCAGTCAAGAGACCTTGCTGCTGCCTCTGACAAGCCTTAATTACTTCGTGATTTAGCCTATTTGGGGTGCACACTCTTTTATATAGCAATATTGTGTATATTTTCTTACTATATAATATATATGATTCCTCATACCAAATTGTGTTCCTGCTATATGTAGGCCTAGCTCCAAACAGAAAGTTTGATACTCTAAACATGATAATGTTGTGTTTGCTTATTTATAATCTTTTAGAGCACAATGCTCTGAAGTTCTGAACACAATCTGATTTGAATTATCTTCCTTCAATGTCTTACATCCCTCCTTTATTCTTGCCCATTTTGCTTGTAAGAGTTGTAACTAATGCCCATGTATGTTTGTCCCTCACTCCGGGGCCTCCCACTGTCTAACTTGTTCTATATGAATTACATATCCAGTTGTGGGTTACAATTTTAGATGTATTGGTTGACCTTTGTGTTCTGTACATCTATCTCTTTGTAGTTATTACTGTGTATTGGTTTATGAAATCAGGCAAAAGGGCCTGTTCAAGCCAATCTTTTGGCCTTCTGTTTTTAACTTTTTAGGGGGGAGGGGAGGGAAGTAATCCACTGAGCTCATGGGCCTCATGCTGAGGTGTTAGGCATCTGGAAATATATACTTGAAACTGGTTAAAAGTATCAGAAAGCAAATTAACTTCAGATATTCCTTCAAGCTGATTAGAGATAAAGAAGCTGTAAGCCTGCCACTGCTTCAGTGCTTATAAAAGCATTAGCCAAAATTTGAGAAActgaaaaacaaaacaattgcaCAAAGCTGCTAATACCTACGGAGTATACACTATACTGTATCTGATACTCCCTTCTTTTACTTTTAGTTGCAACATTTTGCATTTTACACTATCCCAACTATCTTTGGTGAAtcatacttaagaaaaaacagtCATGTGAGATcgtgttagattcgtctcaatgtaaTGGTTGAAGttatgcattggcaaacgtgaaatAGAAGTGTTGCATCTAAAAAATAAACATAGGAAATATAATTTTTGGGTATTTGGCGATAGCGCATTGAATTTATTGTTATGCAGGCTCTTTGTTGACTAATCCTGTTGCACCGCTTTGTTACTAACATTGCATATGGTGCATTCCAAGTGATTAGGAGGAAAACAATATATGATTACCAATTTTTATGAGTGCATCAACCATTTTGTTGTTAGTTGCCTGACACTGTTGTTAAGTGTTACAAAGTAATGAAATTCAAGCATCAGAATACTTTACTTTTGTGCTAGGTAAATTTGGGAGTTGGAGAGACTTATTGCGTGAGTAGAAATTTCAAATTTCTGAACATACAGAGCTGCATTTTTCTACTTCGCATAATTTCAGTCCTGTTTGGTCAGCCTTTATATATTGGGTACCGAGTGAGATATCAAGTACATGGTTTTGTAATAAGTGATATATTCCTAGAAATTGATACCCGAATCAACAGATATCGATTGTTTGGTTGGCCAAGTAGAATCCCTTCACCGCCTATGTTTCTTTTTCCTCCTCCCTTTAGCTTTCCTCCCTTTTCTTCTCCCCATTACCTTCCTTCCCTGTTCTAATATCTCTTTCATTAACCTAGCTAGTTGTATTTCTGAAGTTCATCCTTATTATGATGACTTGCCTTTGTGATTCAGCCAGCTGAATTCGTTTAGTTTCTATATCTGAATCTCTATTTTCCTTTTCAATTCCAGGACAAGGGGGAAATGCTGGCAGATCATACTATTCTAATCAGATGCCAGACACCAAAATGGGCTCAAACCAAGAGCAAAGAGTCCATCCCCAGGAGCAAGATATGGAAGTTGGATATGAAGACAATCAAGCACCACAGACATTGGAGAGGCTTGACCATAAGTTCCATAATGATATTATGAAATTTATGAAGGAACAGGATGATGCAGAGGATGCAGAAAATGCTAGACACAAAGAGGTGAGTTAATTGTTGCTATTTTGCTAGCAGGTGAATGAATATTGAATATGAATGATACATAGCAATGATGTTCATGAAACCCtttgaattgttggttgaatCAAGCCTAGAATTTTACAAAAAATGTCGGACTTGCTCGAGTTATAGAGCTCTGCTGCAATGCTAAATGCTGAAATACATTGGTCAATCTGTTTAACTGGTTGCTAATTTGTTGTCATTCTCTATTACCCCATATATGTTTTGGAGGTATGTTTTGGAGGAGAAAGTAAACTGTGTGTTGTCAACCTATGTTGGTTGTCATGGAGAGTTCGAGACCATCATGAACGTGCAAGTGTTTTTTTAATGTACAAATAGACGTCCTTTTTAATTGTGTTTATATCCAAGAATTAAACCATTTTATCAGAACACATAAGAGAAAATTGAGCCTACACAGCTTATCATAATGTGAAATCTTGGTCATGTTTAAGTATTTTTGCTGCTGAGGTTTTAGGTCATTGCCTGAGGAATTAGTAAATGGCTACAGTTCACAACATATCAAGATATTTTCTCAGATTTCATACTTCGGTCTACATGTTGCTTCTCTCTCCAAGTGGGTGTTTATTGCAGAATTTTCAGCTGTAAAAATCTGTTCGCCTGACTCTGGACAATGATAGTTGTCTTATTCTACTTGCAGCCTGCTTTATGAGAACTAATTACCCACTTTTGAGTTAGCAGTAGCCTCTAGAGCTAATTTCATAATGTAGTAGCATTCTTCTGCATGGATGCCAGTATTTTACTGATTTCTTTAGTAGGTGGCAAAGAAACTCATCTTGGATAAAGGAATTTGTAGCATACCCCTAAGAAAGTTCTGTACACCCGCACCTTTGGTAGTTTGCGTACATTTGCGCCATATATACTTCAGAAACAGCGTATTCATTTTCAGAGTTTCTAACATCAACTAAAATGTTATTACAGTGAATTCACTTTGGTGACGTTGTCTGCTTTCCTTCACTCCTTAATTTTCAAATTAGACTTGCAGTATATTTCCCTTCATTCAATGAGGGTATGCAATTAGTGTTAAATGTCAAAAAGTACATAGGATTTCCTGGCAAAATTTTGCTTGTTATTTTACTTTTGCTGTTGTCTTACACCTATGGACTGCTGAAATAAGTGTATGTATGTTTCAGAAAATCATCGAGATCAATAACCAATATCAGGAAAAGTTATCTGCACTTCGAGCTAGGCATGCTATTCGGAGAGAAGACCTTCTCCGGAGAGAGTCCCAGGCCCGCTTACGGAAACACCAACTTTCTGGTATGAGCCCGTACCGAAATAACAGTGGACCTAGTGGGCCTACTAGTGATATGAATCAGGGTCGTCATGGATATGGAGCTCCAGATTTAATCCCCGGTGAACCTCATCGACAATTTGGTAGCGGGGGAGGTGAATTTGATTCATACAGACAGCGTCAGGAATCATTTGGACGTGGGAGAATGCAAGGAACTGATACTAGTAGGGTTCCAACCCCTGGAGGTCGAGTTTACAATACAGGTTCACGCTATTACTGATTAACTGATAGCTTTTTCTTTATCCTTGTTTGTAAAATTATTACAGTACTGTTAAAATTAAACGTCCATTTGTAGCGTAGGAAAAATCCGTATCTTTTATGGTCAATGTACGTACTAGGATACTAATCGAAGATTTTAGGGTTATAATTGATGATGCATTTTTTACGTGTTTTTTACGTGTCTTTGTTACGACCACCTCGTAAAATAGGGCATACATTTGTCTTGTGAATCACAAAAGCATAAGTGCATAGAGCACCCTACAAAGGACTCCAGTGGAGTAGGTGAGCTGGTCATTTCCAAATGCAGTAGCAGAACAAATCTGGAAAATACTTGTAAAAGTTGCAATTGTTGGAAAGTTGTGCAAAACACAGAAAACAAACGTTGTACGGTTGTACCCTACACTCTTACAGACGTTGATCTTCTGTGTACTTTGTAATGAAGTCCATAAAACAAGAGGTGTCTTACTTGTCCTTTTTTTTTCATTGAGTATATATTACCTAATGTTGAGGTGGTACTTCATCTGTTCCATAAAGTTTTCACAGAGTAAGGCCCTTTTTGACAACTAGCGGTTAACTGTTACTGTAGCGAATTGTATTTTAGTTATACAAAAAGGAATGTGtatggagttttttttttttttttttttttttggtgtctcCTATAATAAGTACTCGTTTACCTTGTTCAGATCCCATTAAGAATACAATTCCACATATGAAATTTGTGCATGATTATTGTGCAGAATAAACCATATTGTGAATTGATATTATTCTCGAATGCGTCTAGAGATAAGTGTACTTATGAGTTTTTTCGTCATTTGATATGTTTTACTCGTTAAATGAGCAAAACTAATCAAAAAGTAAAACTCTTAGGCACACCGATCTCTAGATTTTTCGAGAATACATAAGTCAAAGAAGAAACACTAAACGAATTTCGGCTTCATCCGTATGGAATTTGAAGGATACATAAGTGCATTTGAGTAGTGCTATATAAACTAAATTTGAAATATTCAAATTAGGAATTGTATATTGATGATGCTTATGTTACTCCCTCCTTTCCAAAATAATTGTCGCTTAGTGGATGAAAAAGAATTTTATAATCCTTGGTGATGAATTCCATGTGAACCTTAATACTAATGTATAGTGTTCTGGAAAGAAATGTAAGCAACGAAATTTTGCCTGTAAATGTGGATCTTAACTCCTTTTCCCAGGTTTTAGTAATCAAGATTATCTCCATCCTTTTGAATTTCACAGAATCTGCCTCAAAACAAGATTAAAGCAACACTTATTGTTCACTCCCTATTGGCAGTTTGGCActtcttttacttttttttttttttttttttgcgcgaatgagccacaaggacaatacaaattataaatgaGGACGTgctaatcaaacctgaaactcatcaTACACATGCCTGATGCCTTTAATCTTAACTTTACTAGTAGGGTCAGCCGGTCAGGAACTTATCATACACAGATCTTTAGTCTTAACTCTACCAGAAGGGTCAGAAAATATGACATAGCTAAACTCGGTGATCAAGTCTCTAGTATATGAGGTTAGAGGTCCAACCGTCCAAGTCTTGTATAAACCATTTCCATATAGAGGTTAGAGGTCCAAGAGGCTAAGATACATCATTTATCTTTTGAAATCATGTTTATGCTCAAATTTTTTATGTCAATTAAATAAACACTACAATAGTTCACTTTATTCACTTCTTTTACTTAGGCCATGTTGTGTTCTCCttgttttcacttatttcaagaaaaataggTTAAGATAAGTTTAGTTAAACTCTGATAAGTATAAGAAAAATAAGGGCTATCCAAGTACAACTTTAGGGTAAATGGAGTTTTTGACAGGtttaataagttcagttaacaTAGTTTTAAAAATTAAGTAATTACTCCATGTGAATAGAATGCACCCTTACTTTCTTGACAatttaaagaaaagaaaacggAAACCTTTAATTTTGAAACGATGGGAGTAACAACACTATTTGCTAATTAAAATTGGTGCCATTGAATCACATGGGcgatataaattacaaatggaagAGAATAGATTCAAATCTGAAACCAATAATATACAGACCGCCAATTTTAATCACTAGCTCAAAACCTCATGGGTTCATGGTTACAAACGTAGTTACAAATGTACTCCGTACAATATTACTAATTTTTGACCGACGTGTTAGTTGTCTTAGTACTTTGTACTTTAATTAGGATCCCATGATAAACAGCAAAATGTAACGGCATCATTATTCCTTTGCTAAAAGCATAGATAGATACTGCCAAATAAAAGATGGTTGACACTCTTAACAATTGGGAATTGATTAATCATTGTACCAAACACAGCCTTAATGatatgctaattaaatgacaaTAATAACCCCTGTTTTAAAAAAGCTGACTAAGTTCACATTaatccctttttttttattcaatttattattatatatattcgTTAAATTCAATTATTATTGTAGATGTTGAATAACTATTTTATAAACGAATTGATTttaatacataaaaaaaaaaaaaaccggtcGCACTTAAACTTAATTTGCATAAATAAAACAAAGTTTAACAAACACAACTTAAACTAACCACACCACTAAGGTCTTCAGATACCATTACAAAACAACCGAAATACAAAGTGGTGAAAGCCGAAAATGTAGTAGGCAGTCCTTGTGTTTTGTTTAGGGAACCTTACTTGCACCACCAACGAGAAATCGTGACAAAGTCACCATTGGGCGTAGGCCGTGATTTCCTTGTAGGATATAGATCAGAAGTTGGGGCATTGTTCATTGTTAACCTGTAAACCTTGGAAGACAAAGAACGAATTGGAAGTAGTTTGTTTAATCATTGTACCAAACACAGCCTTAAGCCCTGAAATGATTTGCTAATTAAATGACAATAATAACCCCGTGCTAAAAAGCTGACTAAGATCACATTATTGATTACTTATTCCTAATTTCCTACTATATATAGGTAGAATGAGCTTATCATAATGTATTAATCATCGTAGCCACTAATTACACTAATGCTGCATTTAAGTGTTTGGTGGGAGCCGTGGGGGTTGCGAAAAGGATATGTTATCATAACCCCAGCCACTTTAATTAGCAATTCAAATCGAATAACCAAAGTTTTTTTTATAGGTAAAGTTGATTGTTTGGATTTATTGTATGGGTTAAGAGTAACGATGATAACTGGAGTACCTAAACGGAGTGTGATTATACGATTAGTGAGTTTGTCGAAACAAAAGGTTCTAGCGGGTTTGAAGTGACTTTGCAACGGAGATAATGATCGGCAAACAATATACATGAAATGTTATAGATTAACAATAACAATTGGAGTACCTAAACGGAGTATGACTGTACAATTAGTGTGTATGTCATCAAAATTAAAGGTTGTACCGGATTTGAAGCGACTTTGCAACAGATGATAATGATTATGGTTGCTAGTTTGCGAAAAAACAATATACgtgacacaaattcttatttataatgggtgtacaataaatattgtacaccggagtaaaagttaactcaaaatgcttaaaagttaaacctatatatgtaaaagttatctattttaagtgataaattttttcattttagtaaaacttatttcttcaaaatcactaataatgtataaaattaataatttaaccctttaaaatatttatctatcaattttttttactaatataaaagttaatcaaaactaagttaaagttacaaaaaaaatagttaaagttatcttggtgtacaataaatttattgtgcaccttgtgcgcgcaagaccttttgtatacGTGAAATGTATTAGAACAAAGATAACAATTACCTAAACGGAATATGACTTTTAGATTAGTGTGTTTGTCGAAATAAAAGGTTGTACCTGGTTGGAAGCGACTTTGCAACATATGATAATGATGGTGGTTGCTAATTTGTGAAAAATTAATAGCGTGAAAAGTTATTTGATAGTAACCTTTTGCGTATTTTGCTAaactttttaatgttttttgtaTAATTAATAGCCGGTAAACGCTTCTAATTTTCGGCCAGTAACTCGTACAGAGTATGAgtaatacaaattacaaattggAAAGTGAGATTCAAACCTGAGAACGCACATAGACTTTCGATCTTAACATGCTCAGGCCTCATTAGTGTGTATGAGAGTATTTACTAATGATGTCCAAATGAAC
This sequence is a window from Spinacia oleracea cultivar Varoflay chromosome 1, BTI_SOV_V1, whole genome shotgun sequence. Protein-coding genes within it:
- the LOC110794389 gene encoding uncharacterized protein, translated to MQQNLMVNNYSKRPDSFPTEEERQYTSKKAEGQWQWERDAQQMSPQLYSDGQGGNAGRSYYSNQMPDTKMGSNQEQRVHPQEQDMEVGYEDNQAPQTLERLDHKFHNDIMKFMKEQDDAEDAENARHKEKIIEINNQYQEKLSALRARHAIRREDLLRRESQARLRKHQLSGMSPYRNNSGPSGPTSDMNQGRHGYGAPDLIPGEPHRQFGSGGGEFDSYRQRQESFGRGRMQGTDTSRVPTPGGRVYNTGSRYY